The following proteins come from a genomic window of Macrobrachium nipponense isolate FS-2020 chromosome 32, ASM1510439v2, whole genome shotgun sequence:
- the LOC135207570 gene encoding loricrin-like produces the protein MKLTILLLILGLSAAWAAEESPVEVPEKVEAPEKDDTEAGKPATAEEDATQRDKRHYFFPYFPEYGFTRGHHDGLPDVIDTAPRDFQRYYGHGFRPSFNPYMYAHFYPYHPFYNPHGFVNRGHRWSAAYISSQGFGDDCSRFPPHTHGSGQPGQPPSGTTPGSGVSGGSPDSSAAGSTGFGLNVSPSFGTGGPTGSSGSFGAPGSFGAPSSSGGFVGGSSTGFGSNGGSGFGSGGSSFGSTGGSGFGSSGSSFGSTGGSGFGSGGSSFGSTGGSGFGSSGSSFGSNGGSGFGSSGSSFGSPGGSGFGSGGSSFGTNGGSGFGSSGSSFGSTGGSGFGSGGSSFGSNGGSGFGSSGSSFGSTGGSGFGSSGSSFGSNGGSGFGSGSSSFGSNGGSGFGSGSGGSSFGSGSGSGFGSSSGSDFGSSSGFGSSSGSDFGSSSSFGSGGSGSSLGSSSGSDFGSSSSFGPGASSFGSSSGSSDFGSSSSFGSGGSGLGSSSGSSDFGSSSSFGPGASSFGSSSGSSDFGSSSSFGSGGSGFGSSSGSSDFGSSSSFGSGGSGFGSSSGSSDFGSSSSFGSGGSGFGSSSGSSDFGGSSGFGSSSGSDFGSSSSFGSSSDSGFGGGSSFGSDFGSSSSSGSSNGSGFGSGSSSFGSSSFSGSSNSLTPRDTSAVSNTTDKAPQEKPVKVSATSDKPKKETAP, from the exons ATGAAGCTCACG ATTCTTTTGTTAATACTGGGCCTTTCAGCTGCGTGGGCAGCTGAAGAATCTCCCGTAGAAGTGCCAGAAAAGGTAGAAGCGCCAGAAAAGGACGATACTGAAGCTGGTAAACCAGCCACAGCAGAAGAAGATGCTACTCAACGTGATAAAAGGCACTATTTCTTCCCCTATTTTCCAGAATATGGTTTCACTAGGGGACACCATGATGGTCTTCCAGATGTGATTGACACGGCACCAAGAGACTTCCAGCGTTATTATGGACACGGATTTAGACCCTCCTTCAATCCTTACATGTATGCTCATTTTTATCCTTACCATCCGTTTTACAATCCTCATGGATTTGTCAACAGAGGTCATAGATGGTCTGCAGCTTATATCTCTAGTCAAGGATTTGGAGATGATTGTTCTCGTTTCCCACCACATACACATGGATCTGGTCAACCAGGACAACCTCCTTCAGGCACTACCCCTGGTAGTGGTGTATCAGGTGGGTCCCCAGATTCCTCAGCTGCAGGCAGTACAGGCTTTGGGCTCAATGTGTCACCCTCTTTTGGCACCGGAGGACCTACAGGAAGCTCTGGTAGTTTTGGAGCACCTGGTAGTTTTGGAGCACCTAGTAGCTCTGGTGGTTTTGTAGGAGGTAGTAGCACAGGCTTTGGATCAAATGGTGGGTCTGGATTTGGATCAGGTGGCTCAAGCTTTGGATCAACTGGTGGCTCTGGATTTGGGTCAAGTGGCTCAAGCTTTGGATCAACTGGTGGGTCTGgatttgggtcaggtggctcaaGCTTTGGATCAACTGGTGGGTCTGGATTTGGGTCAAGTGGCTCAAGCTTTGGATCAAATGGTGGGTCTGGATTTGGGTCAAGTGGCTCAAGCTTTGGATCACCTGGTGGGTCTGgatttgggtcaggtggctcaaGCTTTGGAACAAATGGTGGGTCTGGATTTGGGTCAAGTGGCTCAAGCTTTGGATCAACTGGTGGGTCTGgatttgggtcaggtggctcaaGCTTTGGATCAAATGGTGGGTCTGGATTTGGGTCAAGTGGCTCAAGCTTTGGATCAACTGGTGGCTCTGGATTTGGGTCAAGTGGCTCAAGCTTTGGATCAAATGGTGGGTCTGGATTTGGGTCAGGTAGCTCAAGTTTTGGATCAAATGGTGGATCTGGATTTGGGTCAGGTTCTGGTGGGTCAAGCTTTGGCTCTGGAAGTGGATCTGGTTTTGGATCAAGCAGTGGGTCGGATTTTGGAAGTAGTTCAGGCTTTGGTTCTTCAAGTGGTTCTGATTTTGGAAGCAGTTCGAGTTTTGGTTCTGGTGGGTCTGGTTCAAGCCTTGGCTCTTCTAGTGGATCAGATTTTGGAAGCAGCTCAAGCTTTGGTCCAGGGGCATCTAGTTTTGGAAGTAGCTCAGGTAGTTCTGATTTTGGAAGCAGCTCAAGCTTTGGTTCAGGGGGATCTGGTCTTGGAAGTAGCTCAGGTAGTTCTGATTTTGGAAGTAGCTCAAGCTTTGGTCCAGGGGCATCTAGTTTTGGAAGTAGCTCAGGTAGTTCTGATTTTGGAAGCAGCTCAAGCTTTGGTTCAGGGGGATCTGGTTTTGGAAGTAGCTCAGGTAGTTCTGATTTTGGAAGTAGCTCAAGCTTTGGTTCAGGGGGATCTGGTTTTGGAAGTAGCTCAGGTAGTTCTGATTTTGGAAGTAGCTCAAGCTTTGGTTCAGGGGGATCTGGTTTTGGAAGTAGCTCAGGTAGTTCTGATTTTGGAGGTAGCTCAGGCTTTGGTTCTTCTAGTGGCTCTGATTTTGGAAGCAGCTCAAGCTTTGGTTCTTCTAGTGACTCTGGTTTTGGAGGTGGTTCTAGCTTTGGTTCTGATTTTGGAAGCAGCTCAAGCTCTGGTTCTTCTAATGGGTCTGGTTTCGGAAGTGGTTCCAGCTCTTTCGGCAGCAGTAGTTTCAGCGGCTCTAGTAATTCCCTCACCCCTAGGGATACAAGTGCAGTTAGTAATACTACCGACAAAGCACCCCAAGAGAAGCCTGTAAAGGTATCTGCAACAAGCGACAAACCTAAAAAGGAAACTGCTCCTTAA